A DNA window from Ficedula albicollis isolate OC2 chromosome 1, FicAlb1.5, whole genome shotgun sequence contains the following coding sequences:
- the PLCXD1 gene encoding PI-PLC X domain-containing protein 1 isoform X1 codes for MKSAHGRSDSWCEQRERRTPYEVPEHIPMEGPLQTFVHVCHENGQWMSQLPEKLWDIPLYNLALPGSHDTMTYCLDKSSAVSGNESKLVKFLNKCLPCIVHPIIMKWSITQVLTVTEQLEAGVRYLDFRIAHKANDPSMNLYFVHMVYTTVTVQDILWEILRWLETHPQEVVIIACRNFDGLNKRLHNHLVACIKEIFQCKLCPRYVVPTLRTMWHLGHQVIVSYEEEVQLGKHCELWPPIPYWWGNKTSTRALIRYLERMKRMGRPGKFFVAGINLTENLRYILVHPFGSLKKMTLQSLPCLKIWIKQQYPGPKKKCINIIAGDFIGNNDFVKDVIELNTKINPPLHCQSEVEQIAFDSQLPNL; via the exons ATGAAGAGCGCCCACGGAAGGTCAGACAGCTGGTGTGAGCAAAGGGAGCGAAG aaCACCCTATGAAGTCCCAGAGCACATACCAATGGAAGGCCCTTTGCAAACCTTCGTTCATGTGTGCCATGAAAATGGTCAGTGGATGTCACAGTTgccagagaagctctgggatATTCCCCTCTATAACTTAGCTCTCCCAG GGAGTCACGACACAATGACCTACTGTTTGGATAAAAGCTCTGCTGTTAGTGGCAACGAGTCCAAGCTGGTgaagtttttaaacaaatgtcTGCCCTGCATTGTGCACCCCATTATCATGAAGTGGTCTATAACACAG GTCCTGACTGTGACGGAGCAACTGGAGGCTGGAGTTAGATACCTGGATTTCAGGATTGCCCACAAGGCTAATGATCCCTCTATGAATTTGTACTTTGTGCATATGGTTTACACAACTGTTACTGTGCAG GATATTCTGTGGGAAATATTGAGGTGGTTAGAAACTCATCCTCAGGAAGTTGTTATCATAGCCTGCAGGAATTTTGATGGATTAAACAAGAGACTTCATAATCATCTTGTTGCCTGTATAAAAGAGATTTTCCAGTGTAAACTGTGTCCTAGATAT GTGGTGCCGACACTGAGAACCATGTGGCACCTCGGCCATCAGGTTATAGTCTCGTACGAAGAGGAGGTGCAGCTGGGGAAGCACTGTGAGCTGTGGCCCCCCATCCCGTACTGGTGGGGAAACAAAACGTCCACTCGTGCCCTGATCCGGTATTTGGAGCGCATGAAGCGGATGGGCCGCCCAG gaaaatTCTTTGTGGCAGGGATTAACCTTACTGAAAATTTAAGGTATATTCTCGTACACCCCTTTGGATCATTGAAGAAAATGACACTCCAGAGTCTTCCATGCTTGAAAATCTGGATAAAGCAGCAGTATCCAGGACcgaaaaaaaaatgtattaacatCATTGCTGGAGACTTCATAGGAAACAATGATTTTGTCAAAGATGTGATAGAACTTAACACAAAAATTAATCCTCCATTGCACTGTCAAAGTGAAGTGGAACAAATAGCATTTGATTCTCAGCTTCCTAATCTATGA
- the PLCXD1 gene encoding PI-PLC X domain-containing protein 1 isoform X2, translating into MEGPLQTFVHVCHENGQWMSQLPEKLWDIPLYNLALPGSHDTMTYCLDKSSAVSGNESKLVKFLNKCLPCIVHPIIMKWSITQVLTVTEQLEAGVRYLDFRIAHKANDPSMNLYFVHMVYTTVTVQDILWEILRWLETHPQEVVIIACRNFDGLNKRLHNHLVACIKEIFQCKLCPRYVVPTLRTMWHLGHQVIVSYEEEVQLGKHCELWPPIPYWWGNKTSTRALIRYLERMKRMGRPGKFFVAGINLTENLRYILVHPFGSLKKMTLQSLPCLKIWIKQQYPGPKKKCINIIAGDFIGNNDFVKDVIELNTKINPPLHCQSEVEQIAFDSQLPNL; encoded by the exons ATGGAAGGCCCTTTGCAAACCTTCGTTCATGTGTGCCATGAAAATGGTCAGTGGATGTCACAGTTgccagagaagctctgggatATTCCCCTCTATAACTTAGCTCTCCCAG GGAGTCACGACACAATGACCTACTGTTTGGATAAAAGCTCTGCTGTTAGTGGCAACGAGTCCAAGCTGGTgaagtttttaaacaaatgtcTGCCCTGCATTGTGCACCCCATTATCATGAAGTGGTCTATAACACAG GTCCTGACTGTGACGGAGCAACTGGAGGCTGGAGTTAGATACCTGGATTTCAGGATTGCCCACAAGGCTAATGATCCCTCTATGAATTTGTACTTTGTGCATATGGTTTACACAACTGTTACTGTGCAG GATATTCTGTGGGAAATATTGAGGTGGTTAGAAACTCATCCTCAGGAAGTTGTTATCATAGCCTGCAGGAATTTTGATGGATTAAACAAGAGACTTCATAATCATCTTGTTGCCTGTATAAAAGAGATTTTCCAGTGTAAACTGTGTCCTAGATAT GTGGTGCCGACACTGAGAACCATGTGGCACCTCGGCCATCAGGTTATAGTCTCGTACGAAGAGGAGGTGCAGCTGGGGAAGCACTGTGAGCTGTGGCCCCCCATCCCGTACTGGTGGGGAAACAAAACGTCCACTCGTGCCCTGATCCGGTATTTGGAGCGCATGAAGCGGATGGGCCGCCCAG gaaaatTCTTTGTGGCAGGGATTAACCTTACTGAAAATTTAAGGTATATTCTCGTACACCCCTTTGGATCATTGAAGAAAATGACACTCCAGAGTCTTCCATGCTTGAAAATCTGGATAAAGCAGCAGTATCCAGGACcgaaaaaaaaatgtattaacatCATTGCTGGAGACTTCATAGGAAACAATGATTTTGTCAAAGATGTGATAGAACTTAACACAAAAATTAATCCTCCATTGCACTGTCAAAGTGAAGTGGAACAAATAGCATTTGATTCTCAGCTTCCTAATCTATGA